Below is a genomic region from Zerene cesonia ecotype Mississippi chromosome 6, Zerene_cesonia_1.1, whole genome shotgun sequence.
tttttttcatttaatgagatagtataatatgtaattaaccATTTATACTGTGAATAGCGTTATAATTAATGAGGTTACGATGCTGCAAATGATTAATTGTAGAGTAAAAGTACTATGTGGTGAACATTGTTtttctattgtataatatagtatgacatgatatattaaaaactttatggcaaatttttaatattaacctaGTTCCCACAGTATGAGCTTTGCTTAATTTGTGACTAGACGGCAATATGTGAAATATctgtcaattaaaaaaaactcacatCAGGACAACTACCCACTACAAACGGATGTGGATCAGAAAATCAAAAGACCTCCACATGTTTTAACATGGTGGCCTTATTACCGCTAACGCTATGCTCTAAATCGGCAGATAATAGTGTGGTGGTACAGCACGAAGGCGGCGCTGGTGGCGTGGGGCGGCGGCACGGGCGGCAAGCACGGCGGCAGCGGCGGCAACTCCGCCGCGCAGCATGCCTGCTCCTCGCTCTGCGATGAAGTATGATAGTCATCTTAatacatcttatatataaatttcgcTGTGTGTATTGATCTACAATCGATATCGAAGCcgaaaatatagttttatataatttgtttgtctgtATATACGTCTGGGCTAAACTTTCAATAACACTGCATGTATTTACTTCAAATTTTGCATGAATATTACTTACAGGTGGGTACGTAGTTGTTACTTTTAACGTTTTTACTCCttcctatttaatattacaacaaCAAACAGACACAACTGGTAGTTTATCTACGTCTTAAATCTAAAGTTGCACACAATAAGAGTAATATGAAATGCTTTAAGGAAATGTTCTCACAACGCGAAACATACTCGTGTTCTTAAAACGTAAATTAGAGCAACTTGTCCTTTCGTGAGAAGGTAATTATGCTGCAAAATACTGTTAAACTTCCAACTTAGTGCCagcagaaataattaattttaaagcatgTAGTCtggaaataagaaatttaaactCAGTTATCATAatgagtatatatttatatctttttgtgcatttggaaataaatgcataaattttaatttatataatattgtttatatcgCCACTAATCGAATTATTTAAGGAAATTATGTGGTAGCACCGAATTAGTAGAACTAAATTAGCCTGATTATGactgactagctgcgccccgcggtttcacccgcttaagtccgtatcccgtagggatatcgcgaaaaagttgcctatatgttattccagttgtccagctgtctacgtaccaaatttcattgcaatcggttcagtagttttNNNNNNNNNNNNNNNNNNNNNNNNNNNNNNNNNNNNNNNNNNNNNNNNNNNNNNNNNNNNNNNNNNNNNNNNNNNNNNNNNNNNNNNNNNNNNNNNNNNNNNNNNNNNNNNNNNNNNNNNNNNNNNNNNNNNNNNNNNNNNNNNNNNNNNNNNNNNNNNNNNNNNNNNNNNNNNNNNNNNNNNNNNNNNNNNNNNNNNNNNNNNNNNNNNNNNNNNNNNNNNNNNNNNNNNNNNNNNNNNNNNNNNNNNNNNNNNNNNNNNNNNNNNNNNNNNNNNNNNNNNNNNNNNNNNNNNNNNNNNNNNNNNNNNNNNNNNNNNNNNNNNNNNNNNNNNNNNNNNNNNNNNNNNNNNNNNNNNNNNNNNNNNNNNNNNNNNNNNNNNNNNNNNNNNNNNNNNNNNNNNNNNNNNNNNNNNNNNNNNNNNNNNNNNNNNNNNNNNNNNNNNNNNNNNNNNNNNNNNNNNNNNNNNNNNNNNNNNNNNNNNNNNNNNNNNNNNNNNNNNNNNNNNNNNNNNNNNNNNNNNNNNNNNNNNNNNNNNNNNNNNNNNNNNNNNNNNNNNNNNNNNNNNNNNNNNNNNNNNNNNNNNNNNNNNNNNNNNNNNNNNNNNNNNNNNNNNNNNNNNNNNNNNNNNNNNNNNNNNNNNNNNNNNNNNNNNNNNNNNNNNNNNNNNNNNNNNNNNNNNNNNNNNNNNNNNNNNNNNNNNNNNNNNNNNNNNNNNNNNNNNNNNNNNNNNNNNNNNNNNNNNNNNNNNNNNNNNNNNNNNNNNNNNNNNNNNNNNNNNNNNNNNNNNNNNNNNNNNNNNNNNNNNNNNNNNNNNNNNNNNNNNNNNNNNNNNNNNNNNNNNNNNNNNNNNNNNNNNNNNNNNNNNNNNNNNNNNNNNNNNNNNNNNNNNNNNNNNNNNNNNNNNNNNNNNNNNNNNNNNNNNNNNNNNNNNNNNNNNNNNNNNNNNNNNNNNNNNNNNNNNNNNNNNNNNNNNNNNNNNNNNNNNNNNNNNNNNNNNNATAACTATGTCATCATAAGCCGTTAATTAAAGTATGTTTTCCTGATTATTAAGAGACACAGTACCGCCGGGAGCCTACTCGTACGTACGTACTTGTAGTAGTATAACGTCTTTGCGTAAAACATCACAATAATACCTAATTTATgtcaaaaaattaacaacaatattaaaatactaacgGTCTTATTCATAAAACGTTATAAGACATCTAAAGGCTCGCTATAGTACGGATtacaaaaaattctaaaacaaacaacaaatctATGCTAAAGTTATGGAGCCGAGACCCCTTTTTTATAGtagggaaatcttgcatagatacccagggcccccggggaagaggtcgtgggttatgtcggattcttaccgactaaaaccccattgtgttccgtcgagccacataAGTGATTGTTAGAATTCGTCCACGACCCGAGCCGAGACCTATAACAGTGCTATAAAGCATAATATGGCTGACATGTCTACAGCTGATtgtgtagaaaaatattttgacattgTCATAATACGTTTATTGAAGTAATAATAAGCAATCTTCATACTAAGCAAACTTTTCCAAACTACAATTTGTTACATAGGCAAATTGTAGCTGCATTTTAGTTATAGAACGTTTATGAAtaagcaattttattataagcttatagaacattttaacaaatgtatttttaaataccttaTTAAGCTATTTTTATGAGTGAGACCGTAAATATTATTGTCGaccataaataaacaaaaataatatattgacatCTATCATctgacatttttaatattacataggCATGACATAAAACACAACAGACGACAGTTGAAACTTGACAGCTATTGACAACTAATGAGAACCGGCTACTAGCTATCTATTgaaaaacaacatatttttgatatttttaagctACCTGCAACCGCTGATGGAATAGAACAACGGTTGCAAAATATTGTCGACTTCGTAATTCCTAGTGATGAAAAAACAACACATAATATTGAAaccatttcattaaataaacttgGTCTATGTAATTGTAAGTTCGCATCAGAATGTCGCATCAACAGAAAAAAAAGTCTAAAAAACTATGTGATAAAATGCGGGCTTGTCACATCTCAACCCCCGAGGGAAAGTCGCAGCTTTCTGGTACTTTAATAACTGAAACTTACGATGAAACGCTAGCTTCCAAGTGGCCAAAACTGAAAGAGAAGGTAcctgatatttttttacatcaaCCTATTGATTTTGCACAACACGTGCGTAAACTTCTCTCCATGGGCATACAGTTTTATAAACCATTCTTAAGTCGTTACCATACGAAAATTACTTGCTTAACATTTGATGATCACAAAGCAATGATACAATATTTCGAGAAGAAGCAATTACCTTACCACACATTTGGACATCCGAGCAAgcgtaaaatgaaaattgttcTCAAAGGCCTTCCTCTAGACATAGATTTGAATAAACTTAAAGCGGAATTAAAAGCAGTGGCAATACCAGTAATAAGGGTCCATATGATGTACCGAAGAGAAAATGTAAAGGACAATAACTGCCTAGTTTTAGCTGTGGTACCATACACTGAAGAGGGCAAAAAACTTTTACgggtaaaaaaaattttaggATATGATATTAAACTTGAACCTCCAATTAGTAAAACAAAGCAATGTCATCGCTGCCAGATGTGGGGCCACACTCAACGATACTGCCATGGTCAAGTGAAATGCGTTAAGTGTGCTGGTGAACATATGTCTAAAAAATGTGAGAGAGACAAGGACAAAGTGCCACCTAAATGTGCCAATTGCGGTGGAAATCACACAGCCAACTATAAACAATGTCCATGTTGTCCTGATTCATTAATACACATCCTTTCTCAAGTTCAGAAGCATTCCAGAATGAAAGTACTTTACAGAATGTCTGAATTGGTTACAACAGAGAATGTGGAaagattatacaaaaataagttCTACAAGCCAGACGTCAGTGCTAATGCAAAAATTTCGTGATATTTTtctaagatttaattaaataaaaactattttgataactaataataactttcatttaatacttaagtacatggaaatatttaaaaataagtcttAATAGGTCTTATTATACtaatcttaattatatttacaatcttatttaataaaacatgagatttctttatttcacaATGCTTTTAAACTTTGATGTATGGTGTTATTTAAAGCTGTATCACTGGACTCCACACCATCACTGATTGGGGTGACACGGacctgaaaattattttttattaaactttcttcaatcttttatcttattaataatgcatttattgatttagatcatggaaattaataatgattgtactgtttttatttcatctaacAAGGGGTGATTGTAAACTATctctaacaatttaaaataagatggTATAACAGGACCCTATTCCTAAGGTCTTACAGTCTATCTGGCCATCCCTCTGTGACCAGGCTGTATCAGGAACTGTGATAGTTATGCAGTTAAAAATTCAAGATGATATTTGGTGCTTATTGCCGGTTGCAATGgccataaattggatggataACCAATGTTTTTTAGTAGTATTAGCTCCTTAGCGTATTTGTGCCAAACCTTTAGTATTGCGATTCCGACTCTCatttgaccgatttttttataccttgGTCTCAAGTTCCTTAATTGTGTTCATTATGTCCATCACTTGCTATTTAGGGAAAATTAGagttaataaaaacgataaGTCAAAAAAAGATACCTCAAGTTTCAAATTGCTAATTGGTGTCCGCCATTGTTCATCAAGCTCTGACAGGACTCTGTCTAACGTATCCACTAGTCTGTCAGCATCTTGTGTTGTGAATACCATTGGTGGTTTGAATTTGAGCACATTAGAGTCAGGTCCATCTCTACTGATTAGAATTTTTTCTTCCCGCATtctgtaaagaaaatatacatttaagttacttagagtttattttaattaatataatatataaatatacatttttcttaactCGCTACTGCACTCTGTAACAATTTATCATGTATAGCTAAATAAGTATTTCTAACAAGGACTAAACTTCAAaatgtcagaactagaccaaaggAGACATATCAAAatagaattatcaaaatcggctcACCCAGTTGAAAATTCTctctattttattgatattttattaaataaagaaattgagGTAACCAACCCAAAAAAAAACCGTCGTATTTCTAAGCTCCTTTGGttggtttttaatattcaatgtacATTTCTTGGGTCGATATTATACTTTCGTAGAGGttttgtaggtatattttcAAATCCAATCTATCtggtattatttttaccaTCTTTAAATATCAGTTTAAGAATGCTGAATCAATATATACCTGTTAACTACATGCTTCGCTTCGGCAGTGGCGGGTGTCCGTGTTTCTCGGTCAGTCACCAGCTCTACTCCCACGAAGAGGCCTCTCCCTCGCACGTCGCCCACAGTATAGTGTTTGTGTTTGAGTTCTTGGCATCTAGCTAGTAAATGGTTGCCGACGCGGTGGGCACGCTCCATTAGACGCTCTTCTTCTATAACATCGAGCACTGCGTTTGCTATGGCGCAGGAAACGGGGTTTCCCCCATACTGTAAAAGGATTTCAGTGAAATACAGCTTTTATCGAAGTTCTAATAGGCAtaagtacttattatatttttagttactaTTACAAATGTGTTTGAACCAAGTTTGAGACTtctggttcgatttgaaatatcattttacaGTTGGTAAGTCTACTTTCGAAGAATTCGACGAGTCACAGATAGTTATGCATAAGTGTATTAGTGGTATTTAACGTAATGTTACGTAACGTAATGTTAAGTTTAACGTATATGTTAAAAGATAAAgctaatatatacaaataataacgaGCAAGCTACTAACCGTATTAAAGTATTCCACCCCGGTATCAGCAAAGCTTTTCGCAATTTCCTGAGTTGTGATAACGGCAGCGACTGGATGACCGTTTCCCATGGGCTTGCCCATTGTCACGATATCGGGGATCACGTCCTGCGTCTCGAATGCCCACATGTGCGTGCCAACACGACCGAAACCCACTTGTACTTCGTCCGCTATGCACACACCACCGGCTTCACGAACATGCCTATAGAatatttgtctgtttattcttcaatcattaaattatttgtttttttgaaccATTCATTCGGGTAACATTTTTAACCAATCTGAAAAGAGGAACTTCTTAATTCctgtactttatatttttttgggttCGTTACCTCTGAACTTTGGGctgggtgaaccaattttgatgagtcttttttatttgataaaagtttggtctagttctgacaatttgtttagtttaatgttacaaataattattatgacatactaaacatacataaacaagGACCACGCCTATCGCGTTATGTGAGGTtaaggtttataatataatatcttattaaaatctaaagaCTAATTAATAAAGCACAGGCAAATGAGTACGGAAACTGAAATGCATGATATaagtgtgtaataaaaatatataatgacaaagttatcatattatattataaatgtaaaggaAATAACTTACTCGTAAGCCCGTTTCAAATAACCATCTGGGGGGAATATTTGACCGCCACAACTTTGCAGACTCTCAGCAATAAAGGCACAGACTCCTCCGTTTTTCTGAGTTGCTTCTTTACAAAGCTTTCCAACTTCATCAGCATATAATTTTCCCAAATCTTCTTCGGATTGTGAATCATTAGGATGCGTGTACTTCCCCCTGTATATATCCGGGACCGGTGcctgtttttaaaacataatgacTTAAAATAACTCTTTCATAATTGTTAGTATATATACTTAGGcacagaaattttaaaaaatattgatcacTTCTTACAAAGCCTGTTATAATCTATGACAAAAACgctatttatattcttatttaataacaaaacgtATTAACGCAATAAAAGACCaaatgttactctttcataaTAACTCCTTATATATTAGcgaataaaggaaaaacatGAACCATAAACGTAGTCATAACTTCATATTTTTCTCATATTGTGCGCCCGATACATAACGGCATAATAAGCATTATAGACAATAAGTGGtgaacaaaaatgtttttacgttccatattaataaaagccATATTTATGTGCTAAGCACTGCGTGCTTACACAAGGCACATaagttatattcatattaatgtttcatataCAGACAATTTcgaatttaactaaatattagGTAATAATTGAAGGTATAGCTACAAGATGGGGGAGTAGCCATGGCAACTCACCACGTGAACCCACTCTGGCTTCTCGGGCCCTCCTGGTAGGTTCAGTTTGTAAGGAGAGACATCGATCATGGAAGTAAGGTGCCCATGATACGCACTGGAACAAAATGGCGCTAGTAGCACCCACAAAAAGTTCCTAACTCTACACTCATACTTCATCAGTCACGAACGACCGTTCATATTTGGCTAGTTTTTCGcaatattgaaaacttttctttttggaacaataaatatatgataaataaaaagatctaTTTTGGAAGAAATGAGAATATTTTACAACTTCAATACTGAATTTCTTGccacacaatatattttatattaataataatcgaacaaatatgaaaagtatacaaatacaaatcaatt
It encodes:
- the LOC119840342 gene encoding alanine--glyoxylate aminotransferase 2-like, with amino-acid sequence MAYLQSKPKSETIELREKYIGAACQLFFRSSPLKIVRGIAQFMYDETGERYLDCINNVAHVGHCHPHVVEAGRNQMSLISTNNRYLHDEIVILAERLVKTMPGSLSVCFFVNSGSEANDLALRLARVHTKKKDVITLDHAYHGHLTSMIDVSPYKLNLPGGPEKPEWVHVAPVPDIYRGKYTHPNDSQSEEDLGKLYADEVGKLCKEATQKNGGVCAFIAESLQSCGGQIFPPDGYLKRAYEHVREAGGVCIADEVQVGFGRVGTHMWAFETQDVIPDIVTMGKPMGNGHPVAAVITTQEIAKSFADTGVEYFNTYGGNPVSCAIANAVLDVIEEERLMERAHRVGNHLLARCQELKHKHYTVGDVRGRGLFVGVELVTDRETRTPATAEAKHVVNRMREEKILISRDGPDSNVLKFKPPMVFTTQDADRLVDTLDRVLSELDEQWRTPISNLKLEVRVTPISDGVESSDTALNNTIHQSLKAL